Proteins from a genomic interval of Zingiber officinale cultivar Zhangliang chromosome 1B, Zo_v1.1, whole genome shotgun sequence:
- the LOC122040004 gene encoding uncharacterized protein LOC122040004 has translation MVASTYFQKIKFQMDDKVGKVKGDQLATRQCYVEMVKSEARATRKNPLLEVNTITDKPSTLVYEEKEERLREWCEGYDIQHAFTFVAYPQSNGQAKVTNWENLRGLWARLDHAEGSWVDELPSVLRALSTTPKEATGVTPFHLVYGDEAMVPVEVGVKTDQVQLYDKGNAERRLMELDLVDEAWDKAIVRLIAYR, from the exons ATGGTTGCATCCACCTActtccagaagatcaaattccagATGGACGACAAGGTGGGAAAGGTCAAAGGTGACCAGTTGGCCACACGccaatgctacgtcgagatggtcaaatcaGAAGCAAGGGCCACTCGAAAAAATCCGCTCTTGGAGGTGAACACTATCACGGATAAGCCTTCTACGCTGGTTTacgaggaaaaggaggag AGGCTTagggagtggtgcgaaggctatgacatccagcATGCCTTCACCTTTGTGGCCTACCCCCAAAGTAATGGCCAAGCGAAGGTCACCAACTGGGAGAACCTCAGAGGCTTATGGGCTCGACTTGACCACGCAGAAGGCAGCTGGGTTGATGAGCTCCCTAGTGTTCTGCGGGCCCTCAGTACGACTCCAAAGGAGGCGACTGGTGTAACACCATTTCACTTGGTGTACGGCGATGAAGCGATGGTTCCCGTGGAGGTCGGAGTAAAAACTGACCAAGTGCAGCTCTACGACAAGGGGAACGCCGAGCGAAGACTCATGGAGCTCGACTTAGTGGATGAGGCATGGGATAAGGCTATTGTTCGGTTGATAGCATATCGATAG